The following proteins are encoded in a genomic region of Sphingopyxis sp. YF1:
- a CDS encoding DUF1192 domain-containing protein, with translation MDDDDLPRRRDDLLAALTKQPLDPLSVAELDDRIAVLEGEIERTKKHRDAAGGFKASAEALFKKG, from the coding sequence ATGGACGACGACGACCTTCCCCGCCGCCGCGACGATTTGCTGGCGGCGCTGACCAAGCAGCCGCTCGACCCGCTGTCGGTTGCCGAACTCGACGACCGCATCGCGGTGCTCGAAGGCGAGATCGAACGCACGAAGAAGCACCGCGACGCCGCGGGTGGTTTCAAGGCGAGCGCGGAGGCGCTGTTCAAGAAGGGATAA
- a CDS encoding DUF1013 domain-containing protein has translation MPHATAAWLVDNTGLTFAQIAEYCGIHVLEVQAIADETAATKYTGRDPVRANELAVEEIEKGQNDPNYKLKMSKQAQDTIRRTRGPRYTPVSKRQDKPDGIAWILKNHPEVSDGAIGKLIGTTRNTIGAIRDRSHWNSANIVPKDPVTLGLCSQRELDALVAKAAKKAGIKAPEDSRLEGDREALLEELRAERVAAAEARAAEEAANDETAA, from the coding sequence ATGCCGCACGCGACCGCCGCCTGGCTGGTCGACAACACCGGTCTCACCTTTGCGCAGATCGCCGAATATTGCGGCATTCACGTGCTCGAGGTCCAGGCGATCGCCGACGAGACCGCCGCGACCAAATATACCGGCCGCGATCCGGTGCGCGCGAACGAGCTTGCGGTCGAAGAGATCGAAAAGGGCCAGAACGACCCCAATTACAAGCTCAAGATGAGCAAGCAGGCGCAGGACACGATCCGTCGCACCCGCGGGCCGCGCTACACCCCGGTGAGCAAGCGTCAGGACAAGCCCGACGGCATCGCGTGGATCCTGAAGAACCACCCCGAGGTGTCGGACGGCGCGATCGGCAAGCTGATCGGCACCACCCGCAACACGATCGGTGCGATCCGCGACCGCAGCCACTGGAACAGCGCGAACATCGTGCCCAAGGATCCGGTGACCCTCGGCCTCTGCTCGCAGCGCGAACTCGATGCGCTGGTCGCCAAGGCTGCGAAAAAGGCGGGCATCAAGGCGCCCGAGGACAGCCGCCTCGAAGGCGACCGCGAGGCGCTGCTCGAGGAACTGCGCGCCGAACGCGTTGCCGCCGCCGAAGCGCGCGCCGCCGAGGAAGCCGCGAACGACGAAACGGCCGCCTGA
- a CDS encoding NAD(P)H-quinone oxidoreductase — protein MTSLPTSMTAIAIREPGGPEVLVSEERPVPQPRPGEVLIRVAAAGVNRPDLLQRMGHYPPPPGASDLPGLEIAGTIVAVGPGGDPEQLGQHVCALVAGGGYAEYCTAPAGSCLPVPRGFSMAEAAALPETLFTVWHNLFERAWVAEGETVLVHGGTSGIGTTAIGLCKLFDIKVIVTCGSADKCAAATALGADLAIDYSTGDYVEAVKAFTGGRGVDAVLDMVGGDYVPRNLACLADDGRHVTIAFQRGARTEIDIAQVMRRRLTLTGSTLRARSADFKAALADEIHRTLWPRLSDGAWKPAMDQAFPLAEAAAAHARMQAGAHVGKIVLTVG, from the coding sequence GTGACCAGCTTGCCGACCAGCATGACCGCCATCGCGATCCGCGAGCCGGGCGGACCCGAGGTTCTGGTGTCCGAGGAGCGGCCGGTGCCGCAACCGCGGCCGGGGGAGGTGCTGATCCGCGTCGCCGCAGCGGGTGTGAACCGTCCCGACCTCCTCCAGCGCATGGGCCATTATCCGCCGCCGCCGGGGGCATCGGACCTGCCGGGGCTCGAGATCGCGGGCACGATCGTCGCGGTCGGGCCGGGCGGCGACCCCGAACAGCTGGGGCAACATGTCTGCGCGCTCGTCGCGGGCGGCGGCTATGCCGAATATTGCACCGCGCCGGCGGGCAGCTGCCTGCCCGTACCGCGCGGTTTTTCGATGGCCGAGGCGGCGGCGCTGCCCGAAACCCTCTTCACCGTGTGGCACAATCTGTTCGAGCGCGCCTGGGTCGCGGAGGGCGAGACCGTGCTGGTGCACGGCGGCACGAGCGGCATCGGCACCACCGCGATCGGGCTGTGCAAACTCTTTGACATCAAGGTCATCGTGACCTGCGGCAGCGCCGACAAATGCGCCGCCGCGACCGCGCTCGGCGCGGACCTGGCGATCGACTATTCGACCGGGGATTATGTCGAGGCGGTGAAGGCCTTTACCGGCGGGCGCGGGGTCGATGCGGTGCTCGACATGGTCGGCGGCGACTATGTGCCGCGCAATCTTGCCTGCCTCGCCGACGACGGGCGCCACGTCACCATCGCCTTCCAGCGCGGCGCCAGGACCGAGATCGACATTGCGCAGGTCATGCGCCGCCGGCTGACGCTGACCGGATCGACGCTGCGTGCGCGCAGCGCCGATTTCAAGGCCGCGCTCGCCGACGAGATCCACCGCACGCTCTGGCCGCGCCTGTCCGACGGCGCGTGGAAACCCGCCATGGATCAGGCTTTCCCCCTCGCCGAGGCGGCCGCCGCGCACGCGCGGATGCAGGCGGGCGCGCATGTCGGAAAGATCGTGCTGACGGTGGGCTGA
- a CDS encoding MBL fold metallo-hydrolase, which produces MSGVDDEGIPAASGSPDVSLTQDDSFTATSHAGLTYPWGDAAPGPGETIRIAPGIRWARIPMPGSLGHINSWLLDDVTADGDDGVAVVDTGVCLTICSDAWKALYAGALRDVPVTRVIGTHLHPDHIGLAGWIAKKKGVQLWMTRGEMLTARMIVGDTGETVPEEALAQSRAAGWDDEQIEAQKNGGWGRFAMVMYPLPRSYTRIKDGDVLGMGPHKWRVVVGSGHSPEHACLWNEREGVLVSGDQVLPRISSNVSINITEPEADPLGEWLASIDKLIATVPGDVTTCPAHGQPFKGLHVRLMALRDEHRMRLYNLAEAIAKAPMRAVESFPLLFNRPIGPEQLGMATGEALAHLKRLEVEGRVRKEDRDGVWWYHGVA; this is translated from the coding sequence ATGTCGGGGGTCGACGACGAGGGTATTCCGGCGGCCAGCGGCTCGCCGGATGTCTCGCTCACCCAGGACGACAGCTTCACCGCGACCAGCCACGCCGGGCTGACCTATCCCTGGGGCGATGCCGCACCGGGGCCGGGTGAGACGATCCGCATCGCGCCGGGGATCCGCTGGGCGCGCATCCCGATGCCGGGGTCGCTCGGTCATATCAACAGCTGGCTGCTCGACGATGTCACCGCCGACGGTGACGACGGCGTCGCGGTGGTCGACACCGGCGTGTGCCTGACCATCTGTTCGGATGCGTGGAAGGCGCTTTATGCGGGCGCGCTCAGGGACGTGCCGGTCACCCGCGTCATCGGCACGCACCTGCACCCCGACCATATCGGCCTTGCCGGCTGGATCGCGAAGAAGAAGGGCGTCCAGCTGTGGATGACGCGCGGCGAGATGCTCACCGCGCGGATGATCGTCGGCGATACCGGCGAGACGGTGCCCGAAGAGGCGCTCGCGCAATCGCGCGCGGCGGGCTGGGACGACGAACAGATCGAAGCGCAGAAGAATGGCGGCTGGGGCCGCTTCGCCATGGTGATGTACCCGCTGCCGCGCAGCTACACGCGGATCAAGGACGGCGATGTCCTCGGCATGGGGCCGCACAAATGGCGCGTCGTCGTCGGATCGGGGCACAGCCCCGAACATGCGTGCCTGTGGAACGAGCGCGAGGGCGTGCTGGTGTCGGGCGACCAGGTGTTGCCGCGGATCAGTTCGAACGTGTCGATCAACATCACCGAGCCCGAGGCCGATCCGCTGGGCGAATGGCTGGCGTCGATCGACAAGCTGATCGCGACGGTGCCGGGCGATGTCACCACCTGTCCGGCGCACGGCCAGCCCTTCAAGGGGCTGCACGTCCGGCTGATGGCGCTGCGCGACGAGCATCGCATGCGGCTCTACAACCTCGCCGAGGCGATCGCGAAGGCGCCGATGCGCGCGGTCGAGAGCTTTCCCTTGCTGTTCAATCGGCCGATCGGACCCGAACAACTGGGCATGGCGACCGGCGAGGCGCTGGCGCATCTTAAGCGGCTCGAGGTCGAAGGGCGCGTGCGCAAGGAAGATCGCGACGGGGTGTGGTGGTATCACGGGGTGGCGTGA
- a CDS encoding TraB/GumN family protein yields the protein MRARGVLFAALFAAASPSAVAATDPDADAPSASDVAEDIVVTARRSGAPMWTIATSAGTIILVGEIAAVPKATPWRPERLEGATDRAQRVILGTRAKVSPGDILRLIFRGGGLTKLPKGRVAGDYLTPTQMARLQALETRFDQNYARSNFLMTAFDLLSKRLAFNKDTTDDASDVVRKAARQSKIPMQPVGEVRGEDMLDNLFAAAPETHIACLEAAMAATEAGGDVVTERGRAWTAFDVPAVMANPLEDALGRCWPWTNDGFGPALRQTWVDAITDSAARPGVTLAVVPLRILAEEDGVLDRLARQDLAITGPAWRPSVTPRGASPN from the coding sequence GTGAGGGCGCGCGGCGTCCTGTTCGCGGCGCTCTTCGCGGCGGCGTCGCCGTCGGCCGTCGCGGCCACGGACCCCGATGCTGATGCACCGTCCGCGTCCGATGTAGCCGAGGATATCGTCGTCACCGCGCGTCGCTCGGGCGCGCCGATGTGGACGATCGCGACGTCCGCCGGAACGATCATCCTGGTCGGCGAGATCGCGGCGGTTCCGAAGGCGACGCCCTGGCGTCCCGAGCGGCTCGAAGGTGCGACCGACCGCGCGCAGCGTGTCATTCTGGGAACCCGGGCGAAAGTCTCGCCGGGCGACATCTTGCGGCTGATCTTCAGGGGCGGCGGGCTCACCAAATTGCCGAAAGGACGAGTTGCGGGCGACTATCTGACCCCGACCCAGATGGCGCGGTTGCAGGCGCTCGAAACGCGCTTCGACCAGAATTATGCGCGTTCCAACTTCCTGATGACGGCGTTCGACCTGCTTTCGAAGCGGCTGGCGTTCAACAAGGACACGACCGACGACGCGTCCGATGTCGTGCGCAAGGCGGCGCGGCAGTCGAAAATTCCGATGCAGCCGGTCGGCGAGGTGCGCGGCGAGGACATGCTCGACAATCTGTTCGCGGCGGCGCCCGAAACGCACATCGCGTGCCTCGAAGCGGCGATGGCGGCGACCGAGGCGGGCGGCGACGTCGTCACCGAGCGCGGCCGGGCGTGGACGGCGTTCGACGTGCCCGCGGTGATGGCGAACCCGCTCGAAGATGCGCTCGGGCGCTGCTGGCCGTGGACGAACGATGGTTTCGGACCGGCGCTGCGCCAGACGTGGGTCGACGCCATCACCGACTCCGCGGCGCGTCCGGGGGTCACTTTGGCGGTGGTGCCGCTGCGCATCCTCGCCGAAGAGGATGGCGTGCTCGACCGGCTCGCGCGGCAGGACCTTGCGATCACCGGCCCCGCGTGGCGGCCGTCGGTCACTCCCCGCGGTGCATCACCCAACTGA
- a CDS encoding MaoC family dehydratase yields the protein MTVRSLFLEDLEIGQAWTGAPIEMNEADIIRFAREFDPQPMHVDPAGAAQGRFGGIIASGWHVASVVMREFVDTAPFGATPLLGLKVDDLQWLRPVRPGDRLTVRREIVDVRRSASKPDRGVVTMRMTVTNQAGEVAMSFLNLIQLPARPQ from the coding sequence GTGACCGTTCGTTCGCTTTTCCTTGAAGATCTTGAAATCGGTCAGGCCTGGACCGGGGCACCGATCGAGATGAACGAGGCGGACATCATCCGGTTCGCGCGCGAATTCGATCCGCAGCCGATGCATGTCGACCCGGCCGGGGCGGCACAGGGGCGGTTCGGCGGGATCATCGCGAGCGGCTGGCACGTCGCGTCGGTGGTGATGCGCGAATTCGTCGACACCGCGCCCTTCGGCGCGACGCCGCTGCTCGGGCTCAAGGTCGACGACCTGCAATGGCTGCGCCCCGTGCGGCCGGGCGACCGGCTGACCGTGCGGCGCGAGATTGTCGATGTCCGCCGGTCGGCCAGCAAGCCCGATCGCGGCGTTGTCACGATGCGGATGACGGTCACGAACCAGGCGGGCGAGGTGGCGATGTCCTTCCTCAACCTGATCCAGTTGCCGGCCCGGCCGCAATAG
- the clpA gene encoding ATP-dependent Clp protease ATP-binding subunit ClpA: protein MPSFSESLEKTLHNALKAASERHHEYATLEHLLYALIDDDHAAEVMRACGVALDDLQSAVVHYLDTELDSLKVEGHSDPSPTSGFQRVVQRAILHVQSSGKDEVTGANVLVALFSERESYAVYFLQQQDLTRLDAVSYLSHGVGKGGKPAAQAEPEEKEEAKDKSDAKNKKETALDQFTVNLNEKAKGGKVDPLIGRSAEVDRTIQILCRRSKNNPLYVGDPGVGKTAIAEGLARKIVEGDVPEVLLPAVIYSLDMGALLAGTRYRGDFEERLKQVVTELEGLPHAILFIDEIHTVIGAGATSGGAMDASNLLKPALSGGVIRCIGSTTYKEFRNHFEKDRALLRRFQKIDVIEPTLEDTKKILAGLREAFESHHNVKYTSDAINAAVELSARYINDRKLPDKAIDVIDEVGAMQMLVAPSKRKKTITAKEIEAVIATMARIPPKSVSSDDKKVLETLETDLKRVVFGQNTAIEVLSSAIKLSRAGLRDPEKPIGNYLFSGPTGVGKTEVAKQLASIMGIPLQRFDMSEYMERHSVSRLIGAPPGYVGYDQGGLLTDAIDQNPHCVLLLDEIEKAHPDLFNILLQVMDNGRLTDHHGKTVDFRNVILIMTTNAGASDMARESIGFGASTREDVQEEAVKRMFTPEFRNRLDAIVPFGYLPPEVVARVVDKFILQLEMQLADRNVHIQLDDAAREWLTGKGYDKLYGARPMGRLIQEKIKQPLAEELLFGKLVHGGEVKVKMKTGEDAHVGNPLTFEIIPAAPKAGKGKAKAKPEKAAE from the coding sequence ATGCCGTCTTTTTCGGAGAGCCTCGAAAAGACCCTGCATAATGCGCTGAAGGCCGCATCGGAGCGGCATCACGAATATGCGACGCTCGAACATCTGCTCTATGCGCTGATCGACGACGATCATGCCGCCGAGGTGATGCGCGCGTGCGGCGTCGCGCTCGACGACCTGCAGTCGGCGGTGGTCCATTATCTCGACACCGAACTCGACAGTTTGAAGGTCGAGGGGCACAGCGACCCCTCCCCCACCAGCGGCTTCCAGCGCGTCGTCCAGCGCGCGATCCTGCACGTCCAGTCGTCGGGCAAGGACGAGGTGACGGGCGCCAACGTGCTCGTCGCGCTCTTCTCCGAACGCGAATCCTATGCCGTCTATTTCCTCCAGCAGCAGGACCTGACGCGGCTCGACGCGGTCTCCTACCTCAGCCACGGCGTCGGCAAGGGCGGCAAGCCCGCGGCGCAGGCCGAGCCCGAGGAGAAGGAAGAGGCGAAGGACAAGTCGGACGCGAAAAACAAGAAGGAAACCGCGCTCGACCAGTTCACGGTCAATCTCAACGAAAAGGCGAAGGGCGGCAAGGTCGATCCGCTGATCGGCCGCAGCGCCGAGGTCGACCGCACGATCCAGATTCTCTGCCGTCGCAGCAAGAACAACCCGCTCTATGTCGGCGATCCCGGCGTCGGCAAGACCGCGATCGCCGAAGGCCTCGCGCGCAAGATCGTCGAGGGCGACGTCCCCGAGGTGCTGCTGCCCGCGGTGATCTATTCGCTCGACATGGGCGCGCTGCTCGCGGGCACGCGCTATCGCGGCGATTTCGAGGAGCGGCTGAAGCAGGTCGTGACCGAACTCGAAGGCCTGCCGCACGCGATCCTGTTTATCGACGAAATCCACACGGTGATCGGTGCGGGGGCCACCAGCGGCGGCGCGATGGACGCGTCGAACCTCCTGAAGCCCGCATTGTCGGGCGGCGTGATCCGCTGCATCGGCTCGACGACGTACAAGGAATTCCGCAATCACTTCGAAAAGGATCGCGCGCTGCTGCGCCGCTTCCAGAAGATCGACGTGATCGAGCCGACCCTCGAGGACACCAAGAAGATCCTCGCCGGGCTGCGCGAGGCGTTCGAGAGCCATCACAACGTCAAATATACCAGCGACGCGATCAACGCCGCGGTGGAGCTGTCGGCGCGCTACATCAACGACCGCAAGCTGCCCGACAAGGCGATCGACGTGATCGACGAGGTCGGCGCGATGCAGATGCTCGTCGCCCCGTCGAAGCGCAAGAAGACGATCACCGCCAAGGAAATCGAGGCGGTGATCGCGACGATGGCGCGCATCCCGCCCAAATCGGTGTCGAGCGACGACAAGAAGGTGCTCGAAACGCTCGAGACCGACCTCAAGCGCGTCGTGTTCGGCCAGAACACCGCGATCGAGGTGCTGTCGTCGGCGATCAAGCTGAGCCGCGCGGGGCTGCGCGACCCCGAGAAGCCGATCGGCAACTATCTCTTCTCGGGCCCGACCGGCGTCGGCAAGACCGAGGTCGCCAAACAGCTCGCGTCGATCATGGGCATCCCGCTCCAGCGTTTCGACATGTCCGAATATATGGAGCGCCATTCGGTCAGCCGCCTGATCGGCGCGCCGCCGGGCTATGTCGGGTACGACCAGGGCGGGCTGCTCACCGACGCGATCGACCAGAACCCGCACTGCGTGCTGCTGCTCGACGAGATCGAGAAGGCGCATCCCGACCTGTTCAACATCCTGCTCCAGGTGATGGACAACGGCCGCCTGACCGATCACCACGGCAAGACGGTCGACTTCCGCAACGTCATCCTGATCATGACGACCAACGCGGGCGCCAGCGACATGGCGCGCGAGTCGATCGGTTTCGGCGCCTCGACGCGCGAGGATGTGCAGGAAGAGGCGGTGAAACGCATGTTCACCCCCGAATTCCGCAACCGCCTCGATGCGATCGTGCCCTTCGGCTACCTGCCGCCCGAGGTCGTCGCGCGCGTCGTCGACAAGTTCATCCTCCAGCTGGAAATGCAGCTCGCCGATCGCAACGTCCACATCCAGCTCGACGATGCGGCGCGCGAATGGCTGACCGGCAAGGGCTATGACAAGCTCTATGGCGCGCGTCCGATGGGCCGCCTGATCCAGGAAAAGATCAAACAGCCGCTCGCCGAGGAACTGCTCTTCGGCAAGCTCGTCCATGGCGGCGAGGTCAAGGTGAAGATGAAGACCGGCGAGGATGCCCATGTCGGCAACCCGCTGACCTTCGAAATCATCCCCGCTGCGCCCAAGGCCGGCAAGGGCAAGGCGAAGGCCAAGCCCGAGAAAGCCGCGGAGTAA